Proteins encoded together in one Bacillota bacterium window:
- a CDS encoding carbohydrate ABC transporter permease: MRKATRERLGKAATYLILSVLCVATVLPFLWTISSSLKGPGEVFDYPPRWIPHPAHWENFTTAWNRVPFGRFLLNSTFIACSVVFLRLLTSSLAAYAFARMRFPGRDAMFMLYLGTLMIPGQVTIIPRFILIRYLHWLDTYTAMILPGAFSAFGTFLLRQFFLTLPYELEDAARIDGCSRLGVYWHIILPLSRPALVALGIFTFEGEWNSFLWPLIVANNPLKMPVQVGLAFFRGMYSTEWEIMLAGTLIALIPTLIVFAAGQRYFTKGIALSGLGGR; this comes from the coding sequence ATGCGTAAGGCCACCCGGGAACGGCTGGGGAAGGCGGCGACCTACCTTATCTTGAGCGTCTTGTGCGTCGCCACCGTCCTGCCGTTCCTGTGGACGATCTCCTCATCGTTGAAAGGACCCGGGGAGGTGTTCGACTACCCACCCCGGTGGATTCCCCATCCCGCGCACTGGGAGAACTTCACGACGGCCTGGAACCGCGTGCCCTTTGGGCGCTTCCTTCTCAACTCCACTTTCATCGCCTGTTCTGTTGTGTTCTTGCGTCTTCTGACCTCGTCCCTCGCGGCATACGCCTTCGCGCGGATGCGCTTCCCGGGGCGGGATGCCATGTTCATGCTCTATCTCGGAACGTTGATGATCCCGGGGCAGGTGACTATCATCCCCAGGTTCATCCTTATTCGCTACCTCCATTGGCTCGACACGTACACCGCGATGATCCTGCCAGGGGCTTTTTCGGCCTTCGGGACCTTCCTGCTGCGCCAGTTCTTCCTGACCCTTCCGTACGAACTTGAGGACGCAGCGCGAATCGACGGATGCAGCCGCCTTGGGGTGTACTGGCACATCATTCTGCCGCTTTCCCGGCCGGCCCTTGTCGCTCTCGGGATTTTCACGTTCGAGGGCGAGTGGAACTCATTCCTGTGGCCGCTCATCGTGGCGAACAACCCTCTGAAGATGCCCGTTCAGGTGGGGCTCGCCTTTTTCAGAGGAATGTACTCCACCGAGTGGGAGATCATGCTGGCAGGCACTTTGATCGCTCTCATCCCGACGTTGATTGTGTTTGCCGCCGGCCAGCGCTACTTCACGAAGGGGATCGCCCTTTCCGGCTTGGGAGGCCGTTAG
- a CDS encoding sugar ABC transporter substrate-binding protein: protein MRVRRFLVGVMALVLLLGIAVTPCAAAKTKVRVSTWWSFETGSPLDALKAAFEAAHPDIEIEYLQIPSSEYYTKVLTMIAGGTPPDVAMLGMDKLGSWVPRGALQELTPYIKEAGYDLNALFPAVRKAIEFRGGIYALPRDVTTSVVAYNKTLFDQAGVAYPKAGWTRQDFLRTARALTKVEGGRTTVFGYAFDTFADGFVDWLFTNGANFINAEANRDALHEPKAVEVLKFLQGMVKEGIAPSPSQAEAFKYASSAFAIQKTAMYVATVGWANSFAKDPNLNWDVAPMPVWAAGMEPACRLWVNFWTLPKGSTHPKEAFKVMAFFAGPEGQRIVGETRMGIPAIQSVAYGPAFLGLPGAPEHRQVFLDVMENAKPFPLFPESDQYFTVMRRELDQVWAGQRSVEEAVAAIDEQTRSLFNK from the coding sequence ATGCGAGTCAGGAGGTTTCTCGTTGGGGTCATGGCCCTTGTGCTGCTGCTGGGCATCGCAGTGACGCCGTGCGCTGCTGCCAAGACGAAAGTACGGGTCTCGACGTGGTGGAGCTTCGAGACAGGGAGTCCTCTAGACGCACTCAAGGCGGCCTTTGAAGCGGCGCATCCTGATATCGAGATCGAGTACCTGCAAATCCCCTCCTCGGAATACTATACGAAGGTCCTAACGATGATCGCCGGGGGCACGCCGCCGGATGTCGCCATGCTGGGCATGGATAAGCTTGGCTCGTGGGTCCCGCGCGGCGCGCTACAGGAGCTCACCCCCTATATCAAAGAGGCAGGGTACGACCTGAACGCGCTGTTTCCTGCGGTGCGCAAGGCTATCGAGTTCCGGGGCGGCATCTACGCCCTGCCGCGGGACGTGACCACGAGCGTCGTGGCGTACAACAAGACCCTCTTCGACCAGGCTGGTGTCGCCTATCCGAAGGCCGGCTGGACGCGACAAGACTTCCTGCGTACAGCGAGGGCTTTGACGAAAGTGGAAGGCGGCCGCACCACGGTATTCGGGTATGCCTTTGACACCTTCGCCGACGGCTTCGTCGACTGGCTCTTCACGAACGGGGCGAACTTCATCAACGCCGAGGCTAATCGCGACGCGCTGCACGAGCCCAAGGCGGTGGAGGTCCTGAAGTTCCTCCAGGGCATGGTCAAGGAAGGCATAGCTCCTTCTCCGAGCCAAGCTGAGGCCTTCAAGTACGCCTCGAGCGCGTTCGCGATTCAGAAGACCGCCATGTACGTGGCCACGGTCGGATGGGCCAACTCCTTTGCCAAGGACCCGAACCTCAACTGGGATGTGGCCCCGATGCCGGTCTGGGCCGCAGGCATGGAGCCGGCATGCCGGTTGTGGGTGAACTTCTGGACGTTGCCGAAGGGCTCCACGCACCCGAAGGAAGCCTTCAAGGTGATGGCGTTCTTCGCGGGGCCGGAGGGTCAGAGGATCGTCGGCGAAACGCGCATGGGTATTCCCGCCATCCAGAGCGTCGCGTACGGCCCTGCGTTCCTCGGTCTTCCCGGGGCGCCTGAGCACCGGCAGGTATTCCTGGACGTCATGGAGAATGCAAAACCGTTCCCGCTATTCCCGGAGAGCGACCAGTACTTCACCGTCATGAGGCGTGAGCTGGACCAGGTGTGGGCGGGTCAGCGGTCGGTGGAAGAGGCAGTTGCGGCTATCGACGAGCAGACACGTTCACTCTTCAACAAATAG
- a CDS encoding metallophosphoesterase yields MSRSELRIGVITDIHAGPDHGSQLGSYAFVLLEGFMREMEEFGPDLVVDLGDRVNNVGPVEDALVLRELVEKTRSLRHAQRRVSHVRYVPGNHDLVHLSLEDNEEITLQSQRNRLEVWQGWPVLFLNTEAAEPDVEGLLTEVPHTSRSVLVVFSHRPLVPVPLARNPLFPPGEPQNPPWGPAFVDELVELGWTPFCVNGHLHWNHVLVGRASTHITVGSLVEAWECAGRPSGSFAEVVVTPVGREVAIEVHVMGRLACHYRFEFRKEARPGADQGA; encoded by the coding sequence ATGAGTCGGTCCGAGTTGCGCATAGGCGTGATCACGGACATTCATGCTGGGCCCGACCACGGCTCGCAGCTTGGAAGCTACGCGTTCGTGCTCCTAGAGGGCTTTATGCGCGAGATGGAGGAATTCGGGCCGGACCTGGTCGTGGATCTCGGAGACCGGGTCAACAACGTGGGCCCTGTCGAGGATGCGCTTGTCCTCCGCGAACTGGTTGAGAAGACGCGTTCGCTGCGTCATGCCCAGCGTCGCGTAAGTCATGTGAGGTACGTGCCCGGTAATCACGACTTGGTCCATCTTAGCCTGGAGGATAACGAAGAGATCACTTTGCAATCTCAGAGGAACCGGCTCGAGGTGTGGCAAGGGTGGCCCGTGCTCTTTCTCAACACCGAGGCGGCGGAGCCTGACGTAGAAGGCCTGCTGACGGAAGTCCCACACACCAGTCGCAGTGTGCTTGTGGTGTTCAGCCACCGCCCGCTTGTGCCAGTACCTTTGGCTCGTAACCCGCTATTCCCTCCTGGTGAGCCCCAGAATCCTCCCTGGGGTCCGGCTTTCGTGGACGAGCTCGTCGAACTGGGCTGGACCCCCTTCTGCGTCAATGGGCATCTTCATTGGAACCACGTGCTCGTGGGGCGAGCATCGACCCACATTACTGTGGGCTCGCTCGTTGAGGCGTGGGAGTGCGCGGGAAGGCCGTCTGGGTCGTTCGCCGAGGTTGTGGTGACGCCCGTTGGGAGAGAGGTTGCGATAGAAGTGCACGTTATGGGGAGGTTGGCGTGCCATTACAGGTTCGAGTTTCGCAAGGAAGCTCGCCCGGGCGCGGATCAGGGAGCGTAG
- a CDS encoding ROK family transcriptional regulator, producing MNLLLETIESQGPISRAGLSRVTGLSQPTVGAAIDVLVRSGLVRPVGTGESSGGRPPIMLEFNATHGFVVGIDLGGTNIKVGLTDLRGRVLCRIEEPTPKRQNGSPSAVTDAIFAAVQRAVDEAEVGWDRVLAIGVGAPGVTDPNTGTVSLAPAVGWEKAPVRRLLSERFRIPVRVDNDVNAAAMAEQAFGYGREYPNFVFVAIGTGIGAGVVINSQLYRGATYAAGELGYMVIDHSWNPADVRDFGCLESMAAAPAIARWAQQVLPGGMLEGAGMSSSCATDTATVPASGPEALFKAAEQGYEPAKQAVAKIAGYLAAALTNVAVLLDPHAIILGGGISQAGDALLNPVMERMRQLSPVVPVLRFSALGADAGLLGAAALGICEVKERSLSGE from the coding sequence TTGAACTTGCTTCTGGAGACCATCGAGTCCCAGGGCCCGATCTCACGCGCGGGTCTCTCAAGGGTGACCGGGTTGAGCCAGCCCACGGTGGGGGCTGCAATAGATGTGCTCGTCCGGAGCGGGCTCGTCCGACCGGTTGGGACCGGTGAATCGAGCGGTGGCCGTCCGCCGATCATGCTGGAGTTCAACGCCACCCACGGGTTCGTGGTAGGAATCGACCTCGGAGGGACCAACATCAAGGTTGGGTTGACCGACCTGCGCGGCCGAGTGCTGTGCCGCATCGAGGAGCCGACGCCGAAGCGGCAAAACGGTTCTCCAAGCGCCGTCACCGACGCGATTTTCGCCGCCGTTCAGAGAGCCGTGGACGAGGCCGAGGTAGGTTGGGACAGGGTCTTGGCGATCGGGGTCGGCGCGCCCGGAGTCACAGACCCGAATACTGGCACGGTGAGTCTCGCGCCTGCAGTAGGGTGGGAGAAGGCGCCCGTGCGGAGGCTTCTCAGCGAGAGGTTTCGAATCCCCGTGCGGGTGGACAATGACGTGAACGCTGCCGCCATGGCAGAGCAGGCCTTCGGCTATGGCCGCGAGTATCCCAATTTCGTCTTCGTGGCGATAGGGACAGGGATCGGCGCTGGCGTTGTTATCAACAGCCAGCTATACCGCGGCGCCACCTATGCGGCTGGCGAATTGGGGTACATGGTGATCGACCATTCCTGGAACCCGGCCGATGTGCGGGACTTCGGGTGTCTCGAGAGCATGGCTGCTGCGCCGGCCATCGCCCGATGGGCGCAACAGGTTCTGCCGGGGGGGATGCTCGAAGGCGCTGGCATGTCCTCGTCGTGCGCAACCGATACCGCGACCGTGCCCGCGAGCGGGCCAGAGGCGCTGTTCAAGGCCGCGGAACAGGGCTACGAGCCTGCAAAGCAGGCGGTCGCCAAGATCGCAGGCTACTTGGCGGCTGCTCTGACTAATGTTGCCGTGCTCTTGGATCCCCACGCGATCATCCTCGGCGGCGGGATCTCCCAGGCTGGCGACGCACTGCTCAACCCCGTGATGGAGAGGATGAGGCAGCTATCTCCGGTGGTGCCGGTGCTGCGTTTTTCCGCCTTAGGGGCCGATGCCGGGCTTTTAGGTGCGGCAGCCCTGGGGATTTGCGAGGTAAAGGAAAGGTCGTTGAGCGGAGAATGA
- a CDS encoding pseudouridine-5'-phosphate glycosidase, giving the protein MWVVKDEVAESIARGEPVVAFESTVLTHGLPYPQSRELALDVEKIVRLRGCVPATIGIIDGVIHVGMTEVEIDRLSGDRTACKAAAFDVAMVVARRRSAGTTVSATLAIAERAGIRVFATGGIGGVHRGFAELHDVSHDIHALARSNVVTVSAGAKAILDLPRTLEYLETTGVCVVGYQTATFPAFYYRDSGLALNHTAETAEDVARAFVVRRDLGLPGGLLVVVPVPAEDELPRSIVDRAIEEALAEADERGIRGKELTPFLLARLAEITGGRSVETNLSLLKNNARVAAEIAAAISEIPRGERKPIARRP; this is encoded by the coding sequence ATGTGGGTTGTGAAGGATGAGGTTGCTGAGAGCATAGCGCGGGGGGAGCCGGTGGTCGCGTTCGAGTCGACGGTGCTTACCCACGGGTTGCCCTATCCCCAGAGCAGGGAGCTGGCCCTCGATGTCGAGAAGATCGTTCGCCTTCGAGGGTGTGTGCCTGCGACGATAGGCATTATTGATGGCGTGATCCACGTCGGAATGACCGAGGTCGAGATCGACCGCCTGTCCGGCGACAGGACCGCGTGCAAGGCTGCGGCCTTTGATGTAGCCATGGTGGTCGCAAGGCGGCGGTCGGCGGGCACGACGGTGTCGGCGACGCTGGCGATAGCGGAGCGTGCGGGCATTCGTGTGTTCGCGACCGGCGGGATCGGCGGTGTCCACAGGGGTTTTGCCGAGCTGCACGATGTATCCCACGACATTCACGCGCTCGCACGCTCAAACGTGGTTACGGTGAGCGCAGGGGCAAAAGCGATCCTGGATCTCCCGCGGACCCTTGAATACCTCGAGACCACGGGAGTCTGCGTGGTCGGGTACCAAACCGCCACTTTCCCTGCTTTCTATTATCGCGATTCAGGCCTGGCTTTGAACCACACGGCGGAGACGGCAGAGGATGTGGCGCGCGCCTTCGTTGTGAGGCGGGACCTCGGCCTGCCCGGAGGGCTGCTCGTGGTGGTGCCCGTGCCCGCAGAGGATGAGCTGCCGCGCTCCATCGTGGACCGTGCCATAGAAGAGGCGCTCGCTGAGGCCGATGAACGCGGGATCCGCGGCAAAGAGCTGACGCCGTTTCTGTTGGCCCGCCTCGCGGAGATCACCGGCGGCCGCTCGGTCGAGACGAATCTCTCCCTCCTCAAGAACAACGCCAGGGTGGCGGCGGAGATCGCGGCAGCGATTTCAGAGATACCCAGAGGGGAGCGCAAGCCCATCGCGAGACGGCCTTGA
- a CDS encoding D-glycerate dehydrogenase, translating into MKSVKPTIYVTRRIPQAGLDVLATAFEIEVNPHDRVATREELIAGVKGKDALLCLLTDKVDAAVMDAAGPRLKVIANYAVGFDNVDVGAATVRGISVTNTPGVLTDTTADLAFALLMATARRVVEADRFMRAGEYKGWGPMLFLGQDIHHKTLGIVGLGRIGQAVAERAAGFHMRILYTSSGRARAPKEVERRCNAEHRELADLLRESDFISLHVPLTESTYHLISDEEFDLMKRTAILVNTSRGPVVDEKALVRALKAGKIAGAGLDVYEREPECEPELRELDNVIMVPHIASASVETRTKMATMAAQNAVAVIRGEIPPNLVNPEVWKKRAR; encoded by the coding sequence ATGAAAAGCGTGAAACCGACGATCTACGTTACCCGGAGGATCCCCCAAGCAGGGCTGGACGTCCTCGCGACGGCGTTCGAGATCGAAGTAAACCCGCACGATAGGGTTGCGACCAGAGAGGAACTCATTGCGGGAGTGAAGGGGAAGGACGCTCTCCTTTGCCTGCTGACCGACAAGGTCGACGCTGCTGTCATGGACGCTGCCGGCCCGCGCCTCAAAGTCATCGCGAACTACGCAGTTGGGTTCGACAACGTGGATGTGGGTGCGGCCACGGTGCGCGGGATCTCTGTGACGAACACACCCGGCGTGCTCACAGATACCACCGCCGACCTGGCGTTTGCGTTGCTCATGGCGACCGCGAGGCGCGTGGTCGAGGCGGACAGATTCATGAGGGCGGGCGAGTACAAGGGCTGGGGCCCCATGCTCTTCCTGGGCCAGGATATCCATCATAAGACCCTGGGCATAGTCGGGCTCGGGAGGATCGGTCAAGCTGTGGCTGAGAGAGCGGCCGGGTTTCACATGAGGATACTCTACACCAGTTCCGGCCGAGCGCGTGCGCCCAAGGAGGTCGAGAGGAGGTGCAACGCCGAGCACCGCGAGCTAGCGGACCTGCTCAGGGAGTCGGACTTTATCTCCCTCCACGTGCCGCTTACGGAGTCTACGTATCACCTCATTAGCGACGAGGAATTCGACCTCATGAAGAGGACGGCGATACTTGTCAATACGTCGCGCGGCCCTGTCGTGGACGAGAAGGCGCTCGTGCGCGCGCTCAAGGCTGGGAAGATCGCGGGTGCGGGGCTCGACGTGTACGAGCGTGAGCCGGAGTGCGAGCCGGAGTTGAGAGAGCTGGATAACGTGATCATGGTGCCGCATATCGCGAGCGCGTCCGTGGAAACCAGGACCAAGATGGCGACTATGGCGGCCCAGAACGCCGTCGCTGTGATTCGTGGCGAGATCCCGCCGAATCTCGTGAATCCAGAAGTGTGGAAGAAAAGGGCGCGGTGA